GCTGGTCCGAGCGCGAGGCCCAGGCCGCGATCGACGCCGTCGTGGCCGACCGGGGCGACGCCGTCGCCGTGGCCGTGCCGCAGCTCCTGCGTGCGTCCCTCGGCCACCTGGGGCCGCAGAAATCCGCCGGGGCCCGCGCGTGAGCGACGACGACCTGACCCGTCCCACCCTCGAGTCCGAGGCCGAATTGGCCTTCGAGGGGGCGTTACGGCCCACCTCGCTCGGCGAGTTCGTCGGGCAGACCAAGGTGCGGGGCCAACTCGAGCTGCTGCTCAAGGCCGCGACGATGCAGGGCCGCACCCCCGACCACATCCTCCTCGCGGGGCCGCCCGGTCTCGGCAAGACGACCCTGGCCATGATCGTGGCCCACGAGGGGTCACGGCCGTTGCGCATGTCGTCGGGGCCGGCGATCCAGCACGCGGGCGACCTGGCCGCCGTCCTCTCCGCCCTCGTGCCGGGCGAGGTCCTCTTCATCGACGAGATCCACCGCATGGCGCGGCCGGCCGAAGAGATGCTGTACCTCGCGATGGAGGACTACCGCATCGACATCATGGTGGGCAAGGGCGCGGGCGCGACCAGCATCCCACTCGAGCTGTCGCCTTTCACGCTCGTGGGCGCGACCACCCGCAGCGGACTGCTGCCGAACCCCCTGCGCGATCGATTCGGCTTCACGGCGCACCTCGAGTTCTACGACGAGGCCGAACTGACCGAGGTCCTCCGTCGGGCGGCCTCGCTGCTCGGCATCGTCATCGACGCTGCCGCCCTGGCCGAGATCGCCGGACGCTGCCGCGGCACGCCCCGCATCGCGAACCGCCTGCTCCGGCGCGTGCGCGACTACGCGCTCGTCCACGGGCGGGACGCCGACCTGACGACCGTGCGCGAGGCACTCGACCTCTACGACGTCGACTCGCTGGGGCTCGACCGCCTCGACCGCGAGGTCGTCCAGACGGTGCTGACCCGTTTCGGCGGCGGGCCCGTCGGCCTCAACACGCTCGCGGTCTCGGTGGGCGAAGAGGCCGACACGATCGAGTCCGTCGTCGAGCCGTTCCTGGTCCGGGTCGGCCTGCTCACCCGCACGCCCCGGGGCCGCATCGCGACTCCCGAGGCCTGGCGGCACTTCGGTCTGGCGCACGCCTCAGGGGCGCTCTTCGGCGATGACCTATAATTCCTCCAGGTCCGAGGCCGTCGCTCGCTGAAGCGAGTCCCGCTCGGCCCACACCCCCAACAGCGAAAGGGAGTTCCGCATGGATCCCGCAACCCTCATCATGGTCCTCCTCCTGGTGGTCCTCGTGTTCTTCATGTTCCGCAACAAGAAGAAGCGCGACCGTCAGCAGGCCGAACTGCAGAACAAGCTCGTCCCCGGCGTCGAGGTCATGCTGTCGTTCGGCGTGTACGGCACCGTCGTATCCATCGACGACGAGAACAACGTGGCCGAGGTCGAGGTCTCGCCCGGCACGGTCCTCAAGGTCCACCGTCAGACCCTGGGTCGCGTCGTCGAGCCGGTCATCGACGAGCCCGTCACCGACGACGCCGACTCGCTGACCGAGGGCAGCACCGAGCACGACCGCGTCATCGGCGACGCGCCCGAGTTCGGTGAGCGCGCCACGTCCGCACCGGTCGACTCGACCGTCACCAAAGACACCGACAACAAGGCCTGACCTGACGACCGTCCCGACCGCCTGGCGCGGTCGGGTCCGATCCACGGCGCGCGCTCCGGGTGGGCGCGCGCTCCCATGAGAAAGCAGAGTTCCTCCGTGGCACGCTCGACGCCGGTGAAGAAAGCAATACGATCCCTGACCTGGTTGTTGGTCATCATCGCCGGCCTCACGGCCCTGAACGGCACGGCCACGTTCCTCAACGACTCCGGTCGTGACGGCTGGTGGAACGGTGCCAGCTGGGTGCCCGAACTCGCCCTCGACCTGCAGGGTGGGACGCAGATCACCCTCGCGGCCCAGCTCCAGAGCGGCGAGACGGTGTCGTCCCAGCAGCTCGACCAGGCCGTCACGATCATCCGGCAGCGCATCGACTCGGCCGGCGTCTCGGAATCCGAGATCACCAAGCAGGGCACGCAGAACATCGTCGTCTCCATCCCGGGGCGACCCGACAACGCGACCCTCGAGCGCATCGAGGCGTCGGCCAAGCTGACCTTCCGCCCCGTGCTCTACACCGAGGCCGTGTCGAACGCCGCGGTCGGCGGAGAAGGCGACGGTGCCACGGCCAGCCCGACCGCCACGCCGTACACTCCCAACCCCGACCTCGAGAGCACGCCGACGGCGTCCCCGACGAACGCGTCCGACCTGTCCTGGATCACCCCTCAGCTCGCAGACCTCTACCAGAACTACGACTGCGCAGCCGAGAACGACCTCGCCACGGCCCGTGACGACGAGCCGCTCGTGACCTGCTCCACCGACGGCACGGCCAAGTACATCCTCGGTCCGGTCGAGGTGCAGGGCTCCGACATCAGCGACGCCACTAACGGCCTCGCCGCCGACTCGCAGGGCAACTCGACGAACACCTGGGCCGTCAACCTCGAGTTCGACGGTCAGGGCACCGACCGGTTCTCCGAGGTCACCTCGCGCCTCGTCTCGTTGCAGGCGCCGCAGAACCAGTTCGCCGTGACCCTCGACAACAAGGTCATCACGGCTCCCTCCGCCAACGCCGCCATCACCGACGGCCGGGCCCAGATCACGGGCCAGTTCACGCAGGACTCCTCGAAGACCCTCGCCGACCAGCTGAAGTTCGGCGCCCTGCCGCTGAGCTTCTCGGTCCAGAGCAACGAGACGATCACCGCGACCCTGGGGCAGACCCAGTTGATCAGCGGTCTGATCGCCGGGCTCATCGGTCTGATCCTGGTCGTCATCTACTCGCTCATCCAGTACCGGGCTCTCGCGTTCGTGACGGTCCTGTCGCTCGTCATCGCCGCGGTCCTCACCTACCTCGTGATCGCCATCCTGTCCTGGCGCGAGGGTTACCGTCTCTCGCTCGCGGGAGTGACGGGTCTGATCGTGGCGATCGGCATCACGGCCGACTCCTTCATCGTCTACTTCGAACGCATCCGGGACGAACTGCGAGACGGCCGCATCCTCGAGAGCGCCGTCGAATCGGGCTGGAAGCGCGCCATCCGCACCATCGTCGCCTCCGACACGGTCAACTTCCTGGCGGCCATCACGCTCTTCATCCTCGCCGTGGGCAACGTCAAGGGCTTCGCGCTCACCCTGGGCATCACCACGGTGATCGACCTCATCGTCGTCTCGCTGTTCACGCACCCCATGCTCCAACTGATCGCCCGGACGCGGTTCTTCGGCGAGGGGCACTCGTTCAGCGGGCTCAACCCCCGTGCCCTCGGCGCCGTCTACCGTGGGCGGGCGCAGTTCCGCACGCCGGCCGTCGCCGGCCGCAAGGGAGCGGGCGGCCGCGAGGCCGTCAAGCGTCAGACCATCGCCGAGCGCAAAGCCGCCGAGAAGAACACCGAGCGCGTCGACACGTCGACCGCCGGTGAAGGGAAGAAGGACTCCTGATGGCCAGTTTCTCGAAGTTCGGCAACGACCTGTACACGGGTGCCCGGTCGTACGACATCGTCGGTCACCGCCGCCGCTGGTACTGGATCGCGGCCCTCGTCATCCTCATCTCGGTCACCGTCCCGTTCCTCCGTGGGGGCTTCCACTTCGGCATCGAGTTCACGGGCGGTTCGGAGTTCCAGATCGCACAGCCGGCCGAGCTGGACCAGGACGTCGCCTCGGCGACCGTCGACGAGGTCGTACCGGGGTCGAACCCCCGGGTCACCCAGGTGGGCACCGACACGATCCGCGTGCAGACCTCGCAGCTCGAGGCCGCCCAGACGAACGACGTGGCGGCAGCCCTGGCCACGGCGTACGACGTCCCCGACGACCGGGTCACCTCGTCCTTCATCGGTGCCTCGTGGGGCGCCGACATCACGAGCCAGGCCATCAAGGGGCTCGTGATCTTCCTGATCCTCGCCGCGATCGGCATGACGCTCTACTTCCGCACCTGGAAGATGTCGCTGGCGGCCATGGCCGCCCTGCTGCACGACCTCGTCCTCACCGCGGGCATCTACGGCATCGTCGGTTTCGAGGTCACCCCGGCGGCGGTCATCGGCTTCCTGACGATCCTCGGCTACTCGCTCTACGACACCGTGGTGGTGTTCGACAAGATCAGAGAGAACACGACCGAAGACGGCGAGGGTTCACGACGCACGTTCGGGCAGTCCGTGAACCTGGCGGTCAACCAGACGCTCGTCCGGTCCATCAACACGTCCGTCGTGGCGCTCCTCCCCGTCGCGGCCATCTTGTTCATCGGCGCGTTCGTCCTCGGAGCCGGCACGCTCCGCGACATCTCGCTCGCCCTGTTCATCGGCATCCTGGTCGGCACCTACTCGACGATCTTCATCGCCTCGCCTCTGTACGCCACCCTTCGCCTCCGTGAGCCCGACATCGCCAAGCGGGACGCCCGGAAGCTCGAGGCACAAAAGACCGAGCCGCTCACCGTCGACGAGACGGTGGGCGCATGATCGGCGACGACCGCCGACCCGAGATCGGGGCCGACGCCGCCATCGACGCCCTGGCCGAGGGCACCTACCTGCTCGACGTCCGAGAGCGACACGAGTGGGATGACGCGCACGCGCCCGGTGCGACGCTGATCCCGCTCTCCGAGCTGAACGATCGGGTCGACGAGGTCCCCACGGACCGTCCCGTCCTCGTCGTCTGCCACTCCGGCATGCGCTCGGCCCGCGCGACGGACGCCCTCCGCGGGATCGGTGTGGACGCCCGGAACGTCGTCGGCGGGATGCTCGCCTGGCGTGACGCCGGCGGAGGGGTCGTGGCGAGCGACGACCACCACGTGTCGTCGGCCGACTGACGGCCGGCGGGTACCCTTGACCCCACGGAGTCCACGTCCGACCATGACGGCCGGCGTCGTCACTCCGACCCGAGAGAACGAGGTGCTGCCGTGACCGAGATCACCACACGGAACAACTCCGCACCGTCCGAGGTGCCCGGCGGTCAGAACACGGCCTCGTTGCGCACGCTCCTGCCCCGTCTCTTCTCTCGGAGCCAACCGGCGGGTGCCGTCGACCGGTTGATCAAGACGGTGCGCATGCACCATCCCAAGGCCGACATCGTCCTCATCGAGCGGGCGTACTCGGTCGCCGAGAAGGCCCACACGGGTCAACTCCGCAAGAGCGGCGAGCCCTACATCACGCACCCGGTCGCCGTGGCGCAGATCCTCGCCGATCTGGGCATCGGTTCCAAGACCATCGCGGCCGCGCTCCTCCACGACACCGTCGAGGACACCGACTACACGCTGGCCATGCTGCAGCGCGACTTCGGCGACGAGATCGCGATGCTGGTCGACGGGGTCACCAAACTCGACAAGCTCAAATACGGCGACAGCGCGCAGGCCGAGACCGTCCGCAAGATGGTCGTCGCCATGTCGAAAGACATCCGGGTGCTCGTCATCAAGTTGGCCGACAGACTGCACAACGCGCGAACCTGGGGCTTCGTCGAGTCGGCGTCGGCCACGCGCAAGGCCACCGAGACCCTCGAGATCTACGCGCCCTTGGCCCACCGACTCGGCATCCAGACCATCAAGTGGGAGCTCGAGGACCTCTCGTTCGCCGTTCTCCACCCCAAGCTCTACGTCGAGATCGACAACCTGGTCAAGCAGCGCACGCCGCAACGCGAGCAGTTCGTCCAGAACGTCATCAACGCCGTCAAGTCCGACCTCAAGTCGACGAAGATCCGCGGCGACGTCATGGGTCGACCCAAGCAGTACTACTCGATCTACCAGAAGATGATCGTCCGGGGTCGCGAGTTCGACGAGATCTACGACCTCGTCGGCATCCGCATCCTCGTCAACTCGCTCCGGGACTGCTACGCCGTGCTGGGGTCGATCCATGCCCGGTGGAATCCCATCCCCGGCCGTTTCAAGGACTACATCGCGACGCCGAAGTTCAACCTGTACCAGTCGTTGCACACGACCGTGATCGGGCCCAAGGGGCGACCCGTCGAGATCCAGATCCGGACCCACGAGATGCACCAGCGGGCCGAGTTCGGCGTGGCCGCCCACTGGAAGTACAAGCAGCGCATGAACGGCGGGCGGGACGACCAGGGCGGAGCCAAGACCGAGACCGACATGGCCTGGCTCGCGCACATCTCGGACTGGCAGGCCGAGACCGCCGATCCCAGCGAGTTCCTCGACAGCCTCCGGTTCGAGATCGGCGCCAAGGAGGTCTACGTCTTCACGCCCCAGGGCAAGGTGATCGGCCTTCCGTCGGGTGCCACCCCGGTCGACTTCGCCTACGCGGTGCACACGGAGGTCGGCCACCGCACCATGGGAGCGAAGGTCAACGGGCGACTCGTGCCACTCGAGAGCGTCCTGTCGAGCGGTGACGTCG
This genomic interval from Frigoribacterium sp. Leaf415 contains the following:
- the secD gene encoding protein translocase subunit SecD, producing MARSTPVKKAIRSLTWLLVIIAGLTALNGTATFLNDSGRDGWWNGASWVPELALDLQGGTQITLAAQLQSGETVSSQQLDQAVTIIRQRIDSAGVSESEITKQGTQNIVVSIPGRPDNATLERIEASAKLTFRPVLYTEAVSNAAVGGEGDGATASPTATPYTPNPDLESTPTASPTNASDLSWITPQLADLYQNYDCAAENDLATARDDEPLVTCSTDGTAKYILGPVEVQGSDISDATNGLAADSQGNSTNTWAVNLEFDGQGTDRFSEVTSRLVSLQAPQNQFAVTLDNKVITAPSANAAITDGRAQITGQFTQDSSKTLADQLKFGALPLSFSVQSNETITATLGQTQLISGLIAGLIGLILVVIYSLIQYRALAFVTVLSLVIAAVLTYLVIAILSWREGYRLSLAGVTGLIVAIGITADSFIVYFERIRDELRDGRILESAVESGWKRAIRTIVASDTVNFLAAITLFILAVGNVKGFALTLGITTVIDLIVVSLFTHPMLQLIARTRFFGEGHSFSGLNPRALGAVYRGRAQFRTPAVAGRKGAGGREAVKRQTIAERKAAEKNTERVDTSTAGEGKKDS
- the ruvB gene encoding Holliday junction branch migration DNA helicase RuvB, with amino-acid sequence MSDDDLTRPTLESEAELAFEGALRPTSLGEFVGQTKVRGQLELLLKAATMQGRTPDHILLAGPPGLGKTTLAMIVAHEGSRPLRMSSGPAIQHAGDLAAVLSALVPGEVLFIDEIHRMARPAEEMLYLAMEDYRIDIMVGKGAGATSIPLELSPFTLVGATTRSGLLPNPLRDRFGFTAHLEFYDEAELTEVLRRAASLLGIVIDAAALAEIAGRCRGTPRIANRLLRRVRDYALVHGRDADLTTVREALDLYDVDSLGLDRLDREVVQTVLTRFGGGPVGLNTLAVSVGEEADTIESVVEPFLVRVGLLTRTPRGRIATPEAWRHFGLAHASGALFGDDL
- the yajC gene encoding preprotein translocase subunit YajC is translated as MDPATLIMVLLLVVLVFFMFRNKKKRDRQQAELQNKLVPGVEVMLSFGVYGTVVSIDDENNVAEVEVSPGTVLKVHRQTLGRVVEPVIDEPVTDDADSLTEGSTEHDRVIGDAPEFGERATSAPVDSTVTKDTDNKA
- the secF gene encoding protein translocase subunit SecF, which gives rise to MASFSKFGNDLYTGARSYDIVGHRRRWYWIAALVILISVTVPFLRGGFHFGIEFTGGSEFQIAQPAELDQDVASATVDEVVPGSNPRVTQVGTDTIRVQTSQLEAAQTNDVAAALATAYDVPDDRVTSSFIGASWGADITSQAIKGLVIFLILAAIGMTLYFRTWKMSLAAMAALLHDLVLTAGIYGIVGFEVTPAAVIGFLTILGYSLYDTVVVFDKIRENTTEDGEGSRRTFGQSVNLAVNQTLVRSINTSVVALLPVAAILFIGAFVLGAGTLRDISLALFIGILVGTYSTIFIASPLYATLRLREPDIAKRDARKLEAQKTEPLTVDETVGA
- a CDS encoding RelA/SpoT family protein, giving the protein MHHPKADIVLIERAYSVAEKAHTGQLRKSGEPYITHPVAVAQILADLGIGSKTIAAALLHDTVEDTDYTLAMLQRDFGDEIAMLVDGVTKLDKLKYGDSAQAETVRKMVVAMSKDIRVLVIKLADRLHNARTWGFVESASATRKATETLEIYAPLAHRLGIQTIKWELEDLSFAVLHPKLYVEIDNLVKQRTPQREQFVQNVINAVKSDLKSTKIRGDVMGRPKQYYSIYQKMIVRGREFDEIYDLVGIRILVNSLRDCYAVLGSIHARWNPIPGRFKDYIATPKFNLYQSLHTTVIGPKGRPVEIQIRTHEMHQRAEFGVAAHWKYKQRMNGGRDDQGGAKTETDMAWLAHISDWQAETADPSEFLDSLRFEIGAKEVYVFTPQGKVIGLPSGATPVDFAYAVHTEVGHRTMGAKVNGRLVPLESVLSSGDVVEVFTSKNPDSGPSQDWLAFVKSPRARNKIRQWFTKERRDEAMEQGKDAIARAMRKQNLPLQKLMTQDSIAEVAATMRYDDVSSLYAAVGEGHISTQSVIEKILAAVHTQTEVDEGEFEFPSQGRARPLRNSDSGVLVRGAPDILVKLAKCCTPVPGDQIVGFVTRGQGVSVHQANCHNVQGLLKEPERMIEVEWAPSSKSVFMVQIQIEALDRSGLLSDVTRVLSEHHVNILSATVSTSTERLALSRFVFEMGDTTHLDRVLNAVRRIDAVYDVYRVSAG
- a CDS encoding rhodanese-like domain-containing protein, with product MIGDDRRPEIGADAAIDALAEGTYLLDVRERHEWDDAHAPGATLIPLSELNDRVDEVPTDRPVLVVCHSGMRSARATDALRGIGVDARNVVGGMLAWRDAGGGVVASDDHHVSSAD